A section of the Roseovarius sp. W115 genome encodes:
- a CDS encoding SDR family oxidoreductase codes for MAQNKVAIIMGGGSGMGADSARRLAADGFNIAILSSSGKGEALAQELGGIGLTGTNKSSKDLQALVDAAMEKWGRIDVLVNSAGHGPRAPILEISDEDWHEGMEVYFLNAVRATRIVAPIMIAQKSGTIINISTFAAFEPDPVFPTSGVMRAGLAAYSKLFADKYAAENVRMNNVLPGFIDSLPENADFMAKIPMGRYGRSYDEIAATVAFLASEGGAYITGQNIRVDGGITRSV; via the coding sequence ATGGCTCAAAACAAAGTAGCAATCATTATGGGTGGCGGCAGTGGCATGGGGGCTGACAGTGCTCGGCGCCTTGCGGCTGACGGCTTCAACATCGCCATCCTGTCCTCGTCCGGCAAGGGCGAAGCTTTGGCTCAGGAACTGGGCGGTATTGGCCTGACCGGCACCAACAAATCCAGCAAAGACCTGCAGGCGCTGGTTGATGCCGCCATGGAAAAATGGGGCCGTATCGATGTGCTGGTAAATTCGGCGGGTCATGGTCCGCGCGCACCGATTTTGGAGATCAGCGATGAAGATTGGCACGAAGGCATGGAGGTCTATTTCCTCAACGCTGTCCGCGCCACTCGGATAGTTGCTCCAATTATGATTGCGCAGAAATCCGGCACGATCATCAATATCTCGACCTTCGCTGCTTTCGAACCCGATCCGGTTTTCCCGACCTCGGGCGTCATGCGCGCTGGTCTGGCCGCTTACAGCAAACTGTTTGCTGATAAATACGCTGCTGAAAATGTGCGCATGAACAATGTGTTACCCGGATTCATCGACAGTTTGCCTGAAAACGCGGATTTCATGGCCAAGATTCCTATGGGCCGCTATGGCCGTTCGTATGACGAAATCGCCGCGACAGTGGCCTTCCTTGCGTCCGAAGGCGGCGCTTACATCACGGGTCAGAACATCCGTGTTGATGGTGGTATCACCCGCTCAGTCTGA
- the gcvA gene encoding transcriptional regulator GcvA: MRKLPPLNSLKAFEASGRHLNFRLAADELGVTQGAVAQQVRGLEELLKIKLFDRQPRGLSLTDEGRGYLPAIRRAFDMIGEATEQLSPQDAVVTISTTPSFATRWLVPKLGRLAQDHPELRVRLDASNALANFQTDGVDIAIRQGTLPFGPGLVAEKLFSGDLIAVCHPDLAAGSHPIKVPSDLAHHMLLEDTHGHWPLFLEALTKDSLEFETKSMAFSQTSMAIDAAIVGQGVALTARDFVIEDLAAHRLCQPFEYSMPMTDGYYLVAPRRPRKPALVAMVNGWLLAQL, encoded by the coding sequence ATGCGCAAACTTCCTCCGCTAAACTCTTTGAAAGCCTTTGAAGCCTCCGGTCGTCATCTGAACTTCCGGTTGGCTGCCGATGAATTGGGCGTGACGCAAGGCGCTGTCGCACAACAGGTGCGTGGTTTAGAAGAACTGTTGAAAATCAAACTGTTCGATAGGCAACCGCGCGGCCTGTCCCTTACCGATGAAGGACGCGGCTATCTCCCAGCGATCCGGCGCGCCTTTGACATGATCGGCGAGGCTACAGAACAATTGTCGCCGCAAGACGCTGTTGTAACGATCAGTACGACGCCATCGTTTGCTACACGCTGGCTGGTGCCAAAGCTGGGCAGATTGGCCCAAGATCACCCGGAACTGCGGGTGCGTCTTGACGCATCGAACGCGCTGGCCAACTTCCAAACAGACGGTGTAGATATCGCAATCCGGCAAGGTACGCTGCCTTTCGGTCCTGGCCTGGTGGCGGAAAAACTGTTTTCGGGCGATCTCATCGCCGTGTGTCACCCCGATTTGGCGGCTGGCTCACACCCAATCAAAGTACCTTCTGACCTGGCTCATCACATGCTGTTAGAGGATACACACGGACACTGGCCCTTGTTTTTGGAGGCGTTGACCAAAGACAGTCTAGAGTTTGAGACCAAGTCAATGGCGTTCAGTCAGACTTCGATGGCCATTGATGCGGCGATTGTTGGTCAGGGTGTTGCACTCACCGCTCGGGATTTTGTCATTGAAGACCTTGCCGCGCATCGACTTTGCCAGCCCTTTGAATACTCGATGCCTATGACGGATGGCTACTACCTTGTCGCCCCGCGTAGGCCGCGTAAGCCTGCGCTGGTTGCAATGGTAAATGGATGGCTCTTGGCACAACTATAG